In one Cloacibacillus porcorum genomic region, the following are encoded:
- a CDS encoding ribonuclease H-like domain-containing protein — translation MARPQRDNPEKFGRLDGLLPKAEGRIKPNPASLPKELDIEGLPEGRWIARGVYRMEREFAYGRWYGKKMLASPAESGRTLRHWGGDAVPVFLDTETTGLSGGTGTYAFLIGLGLCGEDSFRVVQLFLAGPAWERSWLAAIEAELPEHYGLVTYNGRAFDLPLLRTRYTLARAVPSWGGAPHMDLLSLSRHFYKGRLSSCSLSSIERNVLGLRRSGEDVPGSEIPWMYTQFLRTQDAGPLRGIFYHNTLDIVSLAALQIHIAEMARGECSCAADMIRAGDLWAAKGFQEEARAAWEGALDFRHDRHFALLRLAEAERAAGNYEAAYRYYEESLETERRPVRTLETMAKIEEHRFRRCGDALAHATEALRWLESHRIFKDRQWEEDRKNLLHRIERLKRKLAAKECGEDVFPGDGGEL, via the coding sequence TTGGCGCGCCCTCAGAGAGATAACCCGGAAAAATTCGGACGGCTTGACGGCCTTCTGCCGAAGGCGGAGGGAAGGATAAAGCCGAATCCCGCCTCCCTGCCTAAAGAGCTTGACATCGAAGGGCTGCCGGAGGGGCGTTGGATCGCGCGCGGTGTCTATCGCATGGAGCGCGAGTTCGCCTATGGCCGCTGGTACGGCAAGAAGATGCTAGCCTCTCCCGCGGAGAGCGGGCGGACGCTGCGTCATTGGGGCGGGGACGCCGTTCCCGTCTTTCTCGACACCGAGACGACCGGACTATCGGGCGGCACGGGCACCTACGCCTTTCTTATCGGGCTGGGGCTCTGTGGTGAGGATTCTTTCCGCGTCGTGCAGCTTTTTCTGGCCGGGCCCGCTTGGGAGCGGAGCTGGCTCGCCGCGATCGAGGCGGAGCTGCCGGAACATTATGGCCTTGTGACGTACAACGGGCGCGCCTTCGACCTGCCGCTGCTGCGCACGCGCTATACGCTGGCCCGCGCGGTACCCTCGTGGGGCGGCGCGCCGCATATGGACCTGCTCTCCCTCTCGCGCCACTTTTATAAGGGACGGCTCTCATCCTGTTCGCTCTCGTCGATAGAGAGGAACGTCCTTGGTCTGCGCCGCAGCGGCGAGGATGTTCCCGGCAGTGAAATACCCTGGATGTACACCCAGTTCCTGCGCACGCAGGACGCGGGGCCGCTGCGCGGCATCTTCTACCATAACACACTGGACATAGTTTCGCTTGCGGCGCTGCAGATACATATCGCGGAGATGGCGCGCGGAGAATGTTCCTGCGCGGCCGATATGATACGCGCGGGCGACCTTTGGGCCGCGAAGGGCTTTCAGGAGGAGGCGCGCGCGGCCTGGGAGGGGGCGCTCGACTTCCGTCACGACCGTCACTTCGCGCTGCTGCGCCTCGCGGAGGCCGAACGCGCCGCGGGAAACTACGAGGCCGCCTACCGCTACTACGAAGAATCGCTCGAGACGGAGCGCCGCCCCGTGCGCACGCTGGAGACGATGGCGAAGATAGAGGAACACCGCTTCCGCCGCTGCGGTGACGCCCTGGCCCACGCCACGGAGGCGCTGAGATGGCTTGAGAGCCACCGAATATTCAAAGACCGCCAGTGGGAGGAGGATAGAAAAAACCTCCTGCACCGGATAGAGAGGTTAAAAAGAAAGCTTGCCGCCAAAGAGTGCGGCGAAGATGTATTTCCCGGCGATGGCGGAGAGTTATGA
- a CDS encoding helix-turn-helix domain-containing protein: MRYTKEERLEIGRKVYEGIMTRYEAAEAYGISDDTARDYMRMYRDSNSLPPKSSGNGSDSYVYKPSERQPDLSDYESMTKKELIVELIKAKVAEARLKKGYEVKGDGPVKEYILLDSSNTK; this comes from the coding sequence ATGCGATACACGAAAGAAGAGCGTCTTGAAATCGGACGAAAAGTTTATGAGGGGATAATGACACGTTACGAGGCTGCCGAAGCCTACGGCATCAGCGACGACACGGCTAGGGACTATATGCGGATGTATCGTGATTCCAACAGTCTGCCGCCCAAGTCTTCCGGAAACGGTTCGGACAGTTATGTTTACAAGCCTTCCGAAAGACAGCCTGACCTATCAGATTATGAGTCCATGACAAAAAAAGAACTCATTGTTGAGTTGATTAAAGCGAAAGTAGCGGAAGCAAGATTAAAAAAAGGCTACGAGGTGAAAGGAGATGGTCCGGTAAAGGAATATATCCTTTTAGACAGCTCGAATACCAAGTAA
- a CDS encoding Nif11-like leader peptide family natural product precursor: MRLKDAKRFFRDLMEDTTIRGKCIEITMLPKREHGMALRALGYSFTPKELDDVLCREFYLMTEEERRLFGPGDLRDIVMGMWGNCM; this comes from the coding sequence TTGCGCTTAAAAGACGCGAAACGATTCTTCCGCGACCTGATGGAAGATACAACTATACGCGGTAAATGTATAGAGATCACCATGCTGCCCAAAAGAGAACACGGTATGGCACTCCGCGCGCTCGGATACTCATTCACCCCCAAGGAACTGGACGACGTGCTTTGCCGCGAATTTTACCTCATGACGGAAGAGGAGCGCCGTCTGTTCGGCCCCGGCGACCTGCGTGATATCGTGATGGGTATGTGGGGCAATTGCATGTGA
- a CDS encoding Ig-like domain-containing protein: MPPPQEVKSSLRYPCPFILILLLLSLTLILNTARPAAALTSADVVYYGSYPQSGTSPDFNEEPVLWRVLEVSGDKTALMLSEKLLDSGVPFNPDYSNTDPYYCWWSESEIRKFLNGKEYVESVSADVTKITVRNPKPYSFYEKAFSVGEGGGIIKADVDNSSAWGAPTGPKTTDKIFLLSLSDVDSSDPSSEPLAKGRKYGFVDDNSRKAELTDYALSQGAEIEGNNKYGYWWLRSLHSAGGIGNVPLHFMAMDILPDGMINSFHHFMMVFGLRPAFRLNLKNIIFTSPAAGGKQDGLTASLHKQTYASNDKGKYEHKLTLATNTYKLASADLTSGDFSISNGAVNLDVKVRYSGASTGVGYHLAAAVTSGDRALYYGRIKSLAAAADKSGDVTFTIPEYKSGEEFYLFVEGRNNNGDNKTDFASKPICLIGPGRKITPLSEDVEEPAPKTTAIEVTPSALTIVKGYATQLSVIFAPEGTSEKIIWSSDKPDIAAVDSSTGVVKALGTGTAVITASTPGGKTSSCAVTVTEKTQAEGIVLTPASMTMYKGTKEKITVSFNGIAEQPLVWSSSDEKIAKVDGQGNVTTLSEGKCMIKASTADGAASAECAVKVTPDSGGGSGGGSGGCNAGLGLGALALLTLLPCAVRKNKGGK; the protein is encoded by the coding sequence GTGCCCCCCCCCCAGGAAGTAAAGTCGAGTTTAAGATATCCCTGTCCCTTTATTTTAATTCTTCTCTTACTTTCACTTACACTAATACTGAACACGGCGCGGCCCGCGGCGGCGCTGACGAGCGCGGATGTCGTATATTACGGCAGCTATCCGCAGTCCGGCACATCTCCTGACTTCAATGAGGAGCCCGTTCTCTGGCGCGTGCTCGAAGTGAGCGGCGACAAGACGGCGCTCATGCTTTCGGAAAAGCTACTGGACAGCGGCGTGCCATTCAACCCCGATTACAGCAATACCGATCCATACTATTGCTGGTGGAGCGAATCGGAGATCCGCAAATTCCTCAACGGCAAAGAATATGTCGAGTCGGTCTCCGCGGATGTGACCAAGATAACGGTGAGGAACCCGAAGCCCTATTCCTTCTACGAGAAGGCCTTCTCCGTGGGCGAAGGCGGCGGGATAATAAAGGCGGATGTGGACAACTCGAGCGCATGGGGTGCTCCCACCGGTCCCAAGACGACCGATAAAATATTCCTCCTCTCCCTCTCCGATGTTGACAGTTCCGACCCGTCAAGCGAGCCGTTAGCGAAAGGCAGGAAATACGGTTTTGTCGATGATAATTCCCGCAAAGCGGAGCTTACCGACTATGCCCTGTCGCAGGGAGCCGAGATCGAAGGTAACAATAAGTATGGTTATTGGTGGCTTCGTTCCCTCCACAGCGCGGGCGGAATTGGCAACGTCCCCCTGCACTTCATGGCGATGGACATCCTCCCTGACGGCATGATCAACAGTTTCCACCATTTCATGATGGTTTTCGGCCTTCGTCCGGCTTTTCGTCTGAATCTTAAAAACATCATCTTCACATCTCCCGCCGCAGGCGGGAAACAGGATGGCCTGACCGCCTCGCTCCATAAACAAACCTACGCCTCCAACGATAAAGGAAAATACGAACACAAACTGACCCTCGCGACAAATACATACAAACTGGCCTCTGCCGACTTAACGAGCGGGGACTTCTCGATCTCGAACGGCGCCGTCAACCTTGACGTGAAGGTAAGGTACTCAGGCGCCTCCACCGGCGTGGGCTACCACCTCGCCGCCGCCGTCACAAGCGGCGACAGAGCCCTGTACTATGGGCGGATAAAGAGCCTTGCGGCCGCCGCCGACAAAAGCGGCGACGTTACCTTCACCATCCCCGAATACAAAAGCGGCGAAGAGTTCTATCTCTTTGTTGAGGGGCGCAATAACAACGGCGACAATAAGACCGATTTTGCCAGCAAGCCAATATGTCTTATCGGACCCGGCAGAAAGATAACGCCGCTCTCCGAAGACGTCGAAGAGCCTGCCCCTAAGACCACGGCTATAGAGGTGACCCCCTCCGCACTTACCATTGTTAAAGGATATGCCACGCAGTTATCCGTTATCTTTGCTCCCGAAGGAACCTCCGAAAAGATAATCTGGAGCAGCGACAAGCCGGATATTGCCGCAGTAGACTCCAGCACAGGCGTCGTAAAGGCGCTTGGCACGGGAACTGCCGTCATAACGGCCTCCACGCCCGGCGGCAAAACCTCGTCGTGCGCGGTGACAGTGACGGAAAAAACGCAGGCGGAGGGCATCGTCCTGACACCGGCCTCTATGACTATGTACAAAGGCACAAAGGAAAAAATCACAGTCTCCTTTAACGGCATCGCAGAACAGCCGCTTGTCTGGAGCAGCAGTGATGAAAAGATAGCCAAAGTTGACGGACAGGGTAATGTCACCACGCTCTCCGAGGGAAAATGTATGATAAAGGCTTCCACCGCGGACGGCGCGGCGAGCGCCGAGTGTGCGGTCAAAGTCACGCCGGACTCCGGCGGCGGCTCAGGAGGCGGTTCCGGCGGCTGCAACGCTGGGCTGGGGCTAGGCGCGCTCGCGCTTTTGACGCTCCTTCCCTGCGCAGTCAGGAAAAACAAAGGCGGTAAATAA
- the cls gene encoding cardiolipin synthase, whose amino-acid sequence MNKIGKWIIWALIAAFLLGFLPTIIDTLADFFVLTEEGLGVTQHFTRVFNQVVATIESYMWHIIIIYSIIIAFIIFMEGQNPDRTILWMLVLILVPVLGVVLYLVLGPDLQSIRNRRLFRPAKKYSFDHSPFKKAAEDQFLTGRMLHACSGADLLMRNRVEILINGSETFPAMEAAIAGARKFIHMEFFIIRDDALGHKIGGLLMEAARRGVKVRVLYDAVGSWSLKASFVKELEEAGVECRSFMPVSLPLFRRKMNFRNHRKILVVDRRVAFTGGINIGEEYEGKGHLGFWRDTFVRLEGEAVPALHAIFLHDWCVRSADDPAAICEDLDIIINGLPVKDDYSDLPVIPLQVVESGIDSVWHSIAKGYYGMISRAQRRVWVTSPYLVPGPELMNALIASSLSGVDVRVMMPSVKDHFLVFWGSRSNIEPLLRAGVRVFLYQDGFIHTKSVVSDSRIASVGTCNMDVRSLDINFENQLFIYDREIAESFARQFETDMKRCKELNIAEWEKRPLWQKLLESFGRLYSAQI is encoded by the coding sequence ATGAATAAAATCGGCAAATGGATAATCTGGGCCCTGATCGCGGCCTTTCTGCTCGGCTTTCTGCCGACGATAATAGATACGCTGGCGGATTTTTTCGTCCTTACGGAGGAGGGGCTCGGCGTAACGCAGCATTTTACGCGTGTCTTTAACCAGGTCGTTGCCACTATAGAGAGCTATATGTGGCACATCATCATCATCTATTCCATCATTATCGCCTTCATCATCTTTATGGAGGGGCAGAATCCAGACCGGACGATATTATGGATGCTCGTTCTCATCCTGGTGCCGGTCTTGGGCGTCGTCCTGTATCTTGTCCTTGGCCCGGACCTGCAGAGTATTCGCAACAGGCGGCTCTTCCGTCCGGCGAAGAAGTACAGCTTTGACCATTCGCCATTCAAAAAGGCGGCGGAGGACCAGTTTCTCACCGGCAGGATGCTGCACGCCTGCAGCGGCGCCGACCTTCTCATGCGTAACCGCGTGGAGATCCTGATAAACGGCAGTGAGACCTTCCCCGCGATGGAGGCGGCGATCGCCGGGGCGCGGAAGTTCATCCACATGGAGTTTTTTATCATCCGCGACGACGCCCTCGGGCATAAGATCGGCGGCCTGCTCATGGAGGCGGCGCGGCGCGGGGTCAAGGTGCGCGTTCTGTACGACGCGGTCGGCAGCTGGAGCCTCAAGGCCAGTTTTGTTAAGGAGCTCGAGGAGGCCGGCGTCGAGTGCCGCTCATTTATGCCAGTTTCGCTGCCGCTCTTCCGCCGCAAGATGAATTTCCGCAATCACCGTAAGATTTTGGTGGTCGACCGCAGGGTGGCCTTCACCGGCGGCATAAATATCGGCGAGGAATACGAGGGCAAGGGCCATCTCGGTTTCTGGCGCGACACCTTTGTGCGCCTTGAGGGCGAGGCGGTGCCGGCGCTGCACGCGATATTCCTCCACGACTGGTGCGTGCGCTCCGCGGACGATCCCGCCGCGATCTGCGAGGATCTTGACATCATAATAAACGGCCTGCCGGTGAAAGACGACTATTCCGATCTGCCGGTGATCCCGCTGCAGGTTGTGGAGAGCGGCATCGACAGCGTCTGGCATTCGATCGCCAAGGGCTATTACGGGATGATCTCGCGCGCGCAGAGGCGCGTCTGGGTGACATCGCCGTATCTGGTGCCTGGCCCTGAGCTGATGAACGCGCTCATCGCCTCCTCGCTCTCGGGCGTTGACGTGCGCGTGATGATGCCCTCCGTCAAGGACCACTTCCTCGTCTTCTGGGGCAGCCGCAGCAATATCGAGCCGCTGCTGCGCGCGGGAGTGCGCGTCTTTTTGTATCAGGACGGCTTCATCCACACGAAGTCGGTCGTCTCCGACAGCCGTATAGCCTCCGTCGGCACCTGCAACATGGATGTCCGCAGCCTCGATATCAACTTTGAAAACCAGCTCTTTATCTACGACCGGGAGATCGCGGAGTCCTTCGCGCGGCAGTTCGAGACCGACATGAAACGCTGTAAGGAGCTTAACATCGCCGAGTGGGAGAAACGCCCGCTGTGGCAGAAGCTGCTGGAGTCCTTCGGACGCCTCTACTCGGCGCAGATATAG
- a CDS encoding metallophosphoesterase encodes MNDRVYSRRFSEHPAFWVVCAAIVTVICIYIFFKINEAQPGGTAGVIWLMSCGAMTGLSYLARRTKRLHHAQLRRWTDRAGSLWLLFVLYSFFALLVLELAGLIMGREIMPVWAELAAAFALSAGLIALGVKQAHTIQTTKITIETEKLPPGEERLRIVQLTDLHLGPYTGVALLAQILRRVREAEPDMVVVTGDVADGRLEGRGREIAMFRRIRPRYGVYAVTGNHDYYDDIDRALDFMRRAGMRVLSTEAVCAGGIVVVGVDDRDHLREDKWGLSRSETVIVNTRSRFRDKFMLLLRHRPVVEIGTQGMFDLQLSGHTHGGQLFPLLSSRLFFRGHSRGFKKLQKGSMLYTSNGAGYVGPPVRLMAPPEIVVIDLVRR; translated from the coding sequence ATGAACGACAGGGTCTACTCGCGGCGCTTCTCCGAACATCCCGCCTTCTGGGTGGTCTGCGCCGCCATCGTCACGGTTATCTGCATATACATATTCTTTAAGATAAACGAGGCGCAGCCGGGGGGAACCGCCGGAGTTATCTGGCTGATGTCCTGCGGCGCGATGACGGGGCTCTCATATCTTGCACGTCGCACAAAACGCCTCCACCATGCTCAGCTGCGCCGCTGGACGGACCGGGCCGGCAGCCTCTGGCTGCTTTTCGTGCTCTATAGCTTTTTCGCCCTTCTCGTCTTAGAGCTGGCCGGGCTGATCATGGGAAGAGAGATAATGCCCGTATGGGCTGAGCTGGCGGCCGCTTTCGCCCTCTCCGCCGGTCTCATCGCGCTGGGAGTGAAGCAGGCCCACACGATACAGACGACGAAGATCACGATAGAGACGGAAAAACTGCCGCCCGGCGAGGAGCGGCTGCGCATCGTGCAGCTGACGGACCTCCACCTCGGCCCCTACACCGGCGTCGCGCTGCTCGCGCAGATACTGCGGCGCGTGCGTGAGGCGGAACCGGATATGGTGGTGGTGACGGGCGACGTCGCCGACGGCCGCCTTGAGGGGCGTGGGCGCGAGATCGCGATGTTCCGCCGCATCAGGCCGAGGTACGGGGTTTACGCCGTCACCGGCAACCACGACTATTATGACGACATCGACAGGGCTCTGGACTTCATGCGCCGCGCGGGGATGCGCGTGCTGAGTACGGAGGCGGTCTGTGCCGGCGGCATCGTCGTCGTCGGCGTCGACGACCGCGACCACCTCCGCGAGGACAAATGGGGTTTGTCCCGCTCGGAGACGGTGATCGTCAATACGCGGAGCCGTTTCCGCGACAAGTTTATGCTGCTGCTGCGCCACCGCCCCGTCGTAGAGATCGGCACGCAGGGAATGTTCGACCTCCAGCTCTCGGGCCATACGCACGGAGGCCAGCTCTTTCCGCTTCTATCCTCGCGGCTTTTTTTTCGCGGTCATTCACGGGGCTTTAAAAAACTTCAAAAGGGCAGTATGCTCTATACGAGCAACGGCGCGGGATATGTCGGGCCTCCCGTGAGGCTCATGGCCCCGCCGGAGATTGTGGTGATAGATCTGGTGAGAAGATAA
- a CDS encoding HD domain-containing phosphohydrolase translates to MRKFFQMAAIFFILLSTPVQACADHVFLSEYKQTLFNLGSGLGADEANDVLQTADGYVWVASYSGLLRYDCTDFLRFAGGRSGFAAKSATTLYEDRGSRLWVGTNDNGLFVREEGGKFRHIPDLTGGHFNTIRAVTEGRDGTIYFGSASGVGRVTREGLERIPLGDMDTAFVLDLICDGEGGIWGVTRAGEVFVLKDGELRRRITAPELRDHTAQCVIRHSSGRIFVGLSEGGMLSLGADGAARNAEYIPTPGLEGINDLYEDSDGYLWVCADNGLGRFDKELKFRLIEGALLNSSIERIFQDYEGGFWVTSSRQGLLYFTKNKFMDVNFALQLPPAVTNAALAVGGLLYIGTDEGLYLADADFRLHENGLTKELRGKRVRNIIRDSRGRIWISTFSESGLICVSPDGGLKHYRRAEGMPDDKVRLAMELTNGDIVASTNSGAAIIRGGKVIRVFDGESGLTNLTILSACESNDGTLYLGTDGGGIFSVTRGGVMTNYTKADGLGADVILRMLYDAEEGGIWVSAGNGISFMDRDGKARSFKIPVRVSSGIFDIKNGPHGRLMLIADTGIHLADRKELLAGKEAHWTSFMRREGLGSTVTPNSWNSFDGRGSFYLCSTSGLYAVVPDRIEKNNVRPKLVVNKIIVDGTVYENPKRIDMPGGAKRLTVDLAVLSFTNPGYNVGEYRLEGFEDETNTGNQQDISNISYTNLPGGSYTLIFSGFNGDGAASEKPLEISIIKEKAFYEEPVVIVLFFLSLAALIFLLTRYYYRRRSLKLERRQEELRAILAQAFAAIADTIDAKDPYTSGHSTRVAKYSVALGRKLGFSKEYLDNLYYTALLHDIGKIGIPDSILNKPERLTDEEFEIMKRHVVKGGNILSNITIIDEIKNGAAYHHERYDGTGYSKGLKGEEIPLVARVICVADALDAMATARTYKTACGLEYIISEIEKNSGRQFDPAIAAAMVALLRSGELKIFGEPLNDTKDEDKP, encoded by the coding sequence ATGCGAAAATTTTTTCAGATGGCCGCAATCTTTTTTATACTGCTATCGACACCGGTGCAGGCTTGTGCCGATCATGTGTTCCTTTCCGAATATAAGCAGACCCTATTCAATTTAGGGAGCGGCCTGGGGGCGGACGAGGCGAACGACGTATTACAGACCGCCGACGGTTACGTTTGGGTCGCCTCCTACAGCGGCCTCCTGCGCTACGACTGCACCGATTTCCTGCGTTTTGCCGGCGGGCGCAGCGGTTTCGCGGCCAAGAGCGCCACCACCCTCTATGAGGACCGCGGCAGCCGGCTGTGGGTTGGCACCAACGACAACGGCCTCTTTGTCCGCGAGGAGGGCGGCAAGTTCCGCCATATCCCCGACCTCACGGGGGGACATTTTAACACCATCCGCGCCGTCACCGAGGGGCGTGACGGAACGATATATTTCGGCTCCGCAAGCGGCGTTGGGCGCGTGACACGGGAGGGGCTGGAACGCATCCCGCTCGGGGATATGGACACCGCCTTTGTTCTTGACCTCATATGCGACGGAGAGGGCGGCATCTGGGGCGTGACGCGCGCGGGGGAGGTCTTTGTCCTGAAGGATGGAGAGCTGCGCCGGAGGATAACCGCGCCGGAGCTTCGGGACCACACCGCGCAGTGCGTTATCCGCCACTCTTCGGGCCGGATATTCGTTGGGCTCTCCGAGGGGGGGATGCTCTCTCTCGGAGCGGACGGTGCCGCGCGGAACGCCGAATATATCCCGACGCCGGGACTTGAGGGCATAAACGACCTTTACGAGGACAGTGACGGCTATCTGTGGGTCTGTGCTGATAACGGCCTCGGCCGCTTTGATAAGGAACTGAAATTCCGCCTGATCGAGGGGGCGCTGCTCAATAGCTCTATCGAAAGGATATTTCAGGACTATGAGGGAGGATTCTGGGTCACCTCCTCGCGTCAGGGGCTGCTGTATTTCACAAAGAATAAATTCATGGATGTAAATTTCGCGCTGCAGCTGCCTCCCGCGGTGACGAACGCGGCCCTTGCCGTCGGCGGCCTTCTCTATATCGGCACGGACGAGGGGCTCTATCTTGCCGACGCCGATTTCCGGCTTCATGAAAATGGACTGACGAAAGAGCTTCGCGGAAAGCGTGTCCGCAACATCATCCGCGATTCCCGCGGGCGGATATGGATAAGCACCTTCTCCGAGTCGGGGCTGATCTGCGTATCTCCTGACGGGGGATTAAAACACTACCGCCGGGCCGAGGGAATGCCGGACGACAAGGTGCGCCTTGCGATGGAGCTCACTAACGGCGACATCGTCGCCAGCACTAACAGCGGCGCGGCTATCATACGCGGCGGGAAGGTGATACGGGTCTTTGACGGCGAATCGGGGCTGACGAACCTTACGATACTCTCCGCCTGCGAGAGCAATGACGGGACGCTCTATCTCGGCACGGACGGCGGCGGCATCTTCTCGGTGACGCGCGGCGGCGTGATGACGAACTACACGAAGGCCGACGGCCTTGGCGCGGACGTGATACTCCGCATGCTCTACGACGCGGAGGAGGGCGGCATCTGGGTGAGCGCCGGCAACGGCATTTCATTTATGGACCGCGATGGCAAGGCGCGCTCTTTTAAAATCCCGGTCCGCGTCTCAAGCGGGATTTTTGATATAAAGAACGGGCCGCACGGCAGGCTGATGCTGATCGCCGACACGGGTATACACCTGGCGGACAGGAAAGAGCTGCTCGCGGGCAAGGAGGCGCACTGGACCTCCTTCATGCGCCGCGAGGGGCTTGGCAGTACGGTGACGCCCAACTCATGGAACAGCTTCGACGGCCGCGGCAGCTTCTATCTGTGCAGCACCAGCGGCCTCTACGCCGTGGTTCCCGACCGGATTGAAAAGAACAACGTCCGGCCGAAGCTGGTGGTTAACAAGATCATCGTGGACGGTACGGTCTACGAAAACCCAAAGCGGATAGATATGCCTGGCGGGGCGAAACGACTCACCGTCGACCTTGCCGTGCTGAGCTTCACGAACCCCGGATACAACGTTGGGGAATACCGTCTCGAAGGTTTTGAAGACGAGACGAATACCGGCAATCAGCAGGATATCAGCAACATCAGCTACACGAACCTGCCCGGTGGCTCCTACACGCTCATATTCAGCGGATTTAACGGCGACGGCGCCGCGAGCGAGAAGCCGCTTGAGATATCGATAATCAAAGAGAAGGCCTTCTACGAGGAGCCGGTGGTGATCGTACTATTTTTCTTATCGCTGGCGGCGCTGATATTTCTCCTCACCCGCTATTACTACCGGCGGCGCAGCCTCAAACTTGAAAGGCGTCAGGAGGAGCTGCGCGCGATTCTGGCGCAGGCATTCGCGGCGATCGCGGATACCATCGACGCCAAGGACCCGTACACGAGCGGCCACTCGACGCGCGTCGCGAAATATTCCGTCGCGCTTGGCCGGAAGCTGGGTTTTTCCAAAGAATACCTCGACAACCTCTATTACACGGCGCTGCTTCACGACATCGGCAAGATTGGGATACCGGACAGCATCCTCAACAAGCCGGAGCGGCTGACGGACGAAGAGTTCGAGATTATGAAGCGGCACGTGGTCAAGGGAGGAAATATCCTCAGCAACATCACGATAATCGACGAGATCAAGAACGGCGCCGCCTATCATCATGAACGCTACGACGGCACAGGATACAGCAAAGGACTCAAGGGCGAGGAGATCCCGCTTGTCGCGCGCGTCATCTGCGTCGCGGACGCGCTTGACGCGATGGCCACCGCGCGTACTTACAAAACCGCGTGCGGCCTTGAATACATCATCTCCGAGATTGAAAAAAATTCCGGGCGGCAGTTCGATCCCGCGATCGCCGCGGCGATGGTCGCTCTTTTGAGGAGCGGCGAACTTAAAATATTCGGTGAGCCGTTGAATGATACGAAGGACGAAGATAAACCTTGA
- a CDS encoding FCD domain-containing protein: MVQSHDNVIYNILLFLKETNEPAGAGSVQRFLEKKGFSMAEATVGRVLRDMDYEGYTEKVSNQGRTISANGERRLRELEEMRWHDKWTEGFLDVFENTDKNYLLELLEARLPVETTVARLAALNATPAEIEELRGVVKEQERLAKSGSPVSALDNEFHRTLAAASHNQILEAIVELLRKKEEYGRVFEKIRRDAGHIYNSEHRRIFEAVEARDPELAELTMKRHIANLIDSVSK, from the coding sequence TTGGTACAGTCGCATGACAACGTAATATACAACATACTTCTCTTTCTCAAAGAGACGAACGAACCCGCGGGGGCGGGGTCGGTGCAGCGCTTTCTGGAGAAGAAGGGCTTCTCCATGGCCGAGGCTACGGTGGGCCGCGTCCTGCGCGATATGGATTACGAGGGCTACACGGAGAAGGTAAGCAATCAGGGGCGCACGATCTCCGCCAACGGAGAGAGGCGGCTGCGCGAACTGGAAGAGATGCGCTGGCACGACAAATGGACGGAGGGGTTCTTGGACGTCTTTGAAAACACCGATAAAAATTACCTGCTGGAGCTGCTGGAGGCGCGTCTGCCGGTAGAGACGACCGTCGCGCGGCTCGCTGCGCTCAACGCCACGCCGGCGGAGATAGAGGAGCTTCGCGGCGTCGTGAAGGAGCAGGAGCGCCTTGCCAAGAGCGGCTCTCCCGTGTCGGCGCTGGACAACGAGTTCCACCGCACCCTCGCGGCGGCGAGCCACAATCAGATATTGGAGGCGATCGTCGAGCTGCTGCGCAAGAAAGAGGAGTACGGGCGGGTCTTTGAGAAGATACGCCGCGACGCGGGGCATATCTACAACAGCGAGCACCGCCGGATATTTGAAGCGGTCGAGGCGCGTGACCCGGAGCTCGCTGAGCTCACGATGAAAAGGCACATAGCGAACCTTATCGACAGCGTATCCAAATAA